CCTCCCCTGTTTCAGGCACAGCGCCTCTGCCTGGTTCACTACGCTTCTGTCCGCCGGTGACATCTGCTGCCCGCGGTTCTCAGAGAGGTCCATCCAGTCGTGGATTTCAATGACCAGGCGGTGAATGGTATCGGCGGTGTTCCGCGCGCGCTTCCGGTGCCCTTCGGTGACGGATTGGGCGGTGGTTCCCACCAGGCTGACGGCGGGTGTCTGAGCGACCGTGGAGAGCCACACTGCCCGGAGCCGCGGCTCCAGCACGCGGATCTGCCGCCGGACTCTGAGGTCGCTGAGGATCCGGCCAATCGGTGCCACCGCCAACCCAGCGGACAGCAGCACCACCGTCAGGGGATTGGACACGTCATACACGGTTCCGGCGGCACGCCTCAGTTCCTCGTTGCCGGTCACGTTTGCCATGTCCATAACAAGCACGGAGATGCAGAGAACAATGCCCGCAACACATCCCAGCGCAATAATCCGAAACCCCACGCGAAAGCGCTTGCGCCTCATATGCGGCACGTTCTTCAGGCAGGTGGCCAGGGTTCCCACCATGACCGCCAGTATGTACAGGTATTGAATCCCCGAGTAAAGGGCTGCCGCCGGCTGGCTTCCGTAATCCAGCATGAAGGAGAATGACGGGACAGGATCGTCGATCAAGGCAAAGCTCACCGCCATGATGACAACCGTGATAACTGCCGCGCGCCGCAGCCAGAGGGTTTCCCTGCCGCTTACCGTGTCACCGGCTCTGGCACCGTGGGCGATGGCCCGCGACAAATAATAGACACCAAAAATCAACAGGACGTTGGCGGCCAGATCCAGCCCGTTGGGCCAGGGCATTTTTTCTGCTGCCCAGAGATAGAGCCCGTCGATATTCGTGGTTAAGGACGCGGCGATGACTATTGAGGCTTTCAGCATTGTGTTATCCGGGCGGGTGCGCGCCCGGAGCGCCAGTGTCAGCACGAGCAGCCACATGAAAATCACGACAATCAGGTTACTCATTCGAAGTACGCCTCGTACCGGTAGATTTCATGGCTGGATTCCCGGATGGCTGCGGCCAGAAGATCGGCGAGATGTTCTGCCGCCGCTTCCAGATCAGAACGGAAGTCACCGCGGGCCAACGCTTTGGCCACCACCTCGCCCGAGAGTTCCTGGAAGACTTTGACCCCCTGCCATGAGGCCTCAACGCTTTCATCATGGCGGAGGACCATGTGCGAGAGTTCGTGGAGAATCAGCTGCTGGCGATGAAGAGTCCCCTTCGTCGCGGAGTGATAGACCACGTCCGCGTCCTCCCGTGGAATCCACAGCCCGCAGATTTTCTTACCCGTGAGCTTTTCGCTTTGAACAATGACGATGGGACGCCGGCGGATTGTCTCGACGTGCCGGATAAGGGATTCCAGTGTGACGCGTACAGGCAGCTGAAGTCGCTCGAACGCATCTTTTGCCGTTTGTCGAACGTCTTTATCCATGGGGTTCCTCATTTTTAGTGGGGCCTCACGCTAAAGTGTAGTTCGGAACATGTTCCAATCATGTATTATTGGGTCACCGGCCCGGTGCCGAGCATTGTGAAGATCGTTTTTTCGGAAGTTGGGGGACTTTCGGATCTTTCGCAGACATGCTCGGCCCAGGCCGGTTTTTCATTGCGGGGCCGCCGCCATACCCCGCACTTCACAAAGGCACTTATCCAGGCGAGGCTTCTCTTTCGCTGGTTACTTTTGTGCCACCCAGGCGGCGTAGCTGCCGTCCAGTTCGACGACGTCGTACCCGGCGCGGCGCAGGCCGCTGGCTGCCACGGAGTTCCGCACTCCGCTCTGGCAGTAGGTCACAATGGTGCCGCTCTCCGGAAGCTCATCCAGGTGCCACAGCACACGCCCGCCGCTGAGCTGGTACGAACCGGGAATGTGCCCGGCCGAGTGCTCGGTGCGGTTGCGGACGTCCAGCACCATGGCGGCGTCGAAATCCGGAAGTTCGGACGGCTGGATCAGCGGCGGAGTGAACGGCGGCAGACCGTCGATGCTGGTGACGTAACCGGCAACGTTGTCGATGCCCACGCGGACCAGGTGGTCCCACATTTCCTGCGCCTGCTCCTGACCCTCGGCCAGCAGCACCAGCGGGTTCTGGTCCTTTTCCGGATCCACGACCCAGGCACCGAAGCTGGCAACGGACTTGCCGGCGGGAATGTTGAGGGATCCGGCAACAGTGCCCTCATGGACACGGGCGTTAGAGCGGGTGTCCACGAAAATCGCACGGTCGGCGGCGAGATCACGGACGACGTCGTCCGGGGACAGTTCCTGCAGCGGCGCCCGCTCGCCCATGACTGCCGGGCCCTGCCGGTTTTCGCGCTTCATGCGGCCGAAGTAGGCGTGCGCGTCGGGCTGCCCGTCGAGCAGTTCGTTGATGAACCCCTGCTCGTCGTTGTTCTCGAGGTACGGGCCCCACCAGGCGTAGCGGCGTTCGTAGCCGACGGTGGAGGACGGGATGGCCCCCAGGGCCTTGCCGCAGGCGCTGCCGGCGCCGTGGCCCGGGTGCACCTGGACGTAGTCG
This genomic interval from Arthrobacter sunyaminii contains the following:
- a CDS encoding rhodanese-like domain-containing protein, giving the protein MLIERIYDEDLAQASYLIGCQAKGEAIVVDARRDIAGYLDLAAANGMKIVAVTETHIHADFLSGTRELAAATGATVYVSGEGGPDWQYDFDGERLHDLDTVKLGNITVQALHTPGHTPEHLSFLIADGAFSDSPGYLLSGDFIFSGDLGRPDLLDEAAGGVDTRFAGAKQLFASLRDKFLTLPDYVQVHPGHGAGSACGKALGAIPSSTVGYERRYAWWGPYLENNDEQGFINELLDGQPDAHAYFGRMKRENRQGPAVMGERAPLQELSPDDVVRDLAADRAIFVDTRSNARVHEGTVAGSLNIPAGKSVASFGAWVVDPEKDQNPLVLLAEGQEQAQEMWDHLVRVGIDNVAGYVTSIDGLPPFTPPLIQPSELPDFDAAMVLDVRNRTEHSAGHIPGSYQLSGGRVLWHLDELPESGTIVTYCQSGVRNSVAASGLRRAGYDVVELDGSYAAWVAQK